Proteins encoded by one window of Anaerosalibacter sp. Marseille-P3206:
- a CDS encoding uracil-DNA glycosylase has translation MYTLDQLKYIVSQCKMCELYKERNNTVFGEGNPHARIMFIGEGPGYYEDQMGRPFVGKAGQLLDKMLSSIELKREDIYIGNIVKCRPPNNRNPLEVESKVCIEYLRWQVKLIDPDIIVCLGAVAARNIISQDFKISKERGAWIKKGKFHIMATYHPAALLRDESKKRDSWEDLKSLRAKYEEILDVEKRG, from the coding sequence ATGTATACTCTAGATCAATTAAAATACATTGTATCTCAATGTAAAATGTGTGAACTATATAAAGAAAGAAACAATACTGTATTTGGAGAAGGAAACCCTCATGCTAGGATAATGTTCATAGGAGAAGGGCCAGGATACTACGAGGACCAGATGGGGAGACCCTTCGTTGGAAAAGCAGGTCAACTTTTAGATAAGATGCTATCTTCTATAGAACTTAAAAGGGAAGATATATATATTGGCAATATAGTGAAATGTAGGCCACCAAACAATAGAAATCCCCTAGAAGTCGAGAGCAAAGTTTGCATAGAATATTTAAGATGGCAAGTAAAGTTAATAGATCCTGATATAATAGTTTGCTTAGGAGCAGTAGCAGCTAGGAATATAATAAGTCAAGATTTTAAAATATCAAAAGAAAGAGGAGCTTGGATTAAAAAAGGCAAATTTCATATTATGGCTACTTATCATCCAGCAGCGCTACTTAGAGATGAAAGTAAAAAAAGAGATTCTTGGGAAGACCTTAAGAGTTTAAGAGCAAAATATGAAGAAATATTAGATGTAGAAAAGAGAGGATGA
- a CDS encoding biotin/lipoyl-containing protein, whose amino-acid sequence MKNYLITVNGKQYEVEVEEISNGVSEERVVSQPKPQPKPAAAPAPKAAPKEEKKPVNVPEGAETVEAPMPGTILSIDVKEGDQVKAGQILVILEAMKMENEIVAPRDGKVAAILTNKGASVNTGDKLVSIE is encoded by the coding sequence ATGAAAAATTATCTTATAACTGTAAATGGAAAGCAATATGAGGTAGAAGTAGAAGAAATATCAAATGGAGTATCAGAAGAAAGGGTAGTTAGTCAACCAAAACCACAACCAAAACCAGCAGCAGCACCAGCACCTAAAGCAGCACCAAAAGAGGAAAAGAAACCAGTAAATGTTCCTGAAGGTGCAGAAACTGTAGAAGCTCCAATGCCAGGAACAATACTTAGTATAGATGTAAAAGAAGGAGATCAAGTAAAAGCAGGACAAATATTAGTAATATTAGAAGCTATGAAGATGGAAAACGAAATAGTAGCTCCTAGAGATGGAAAGGTGGCAGCTATACTTACTAATAAAGGCGCTTCTGTAAATACAGGCGATAAATTAGTGTCAATTGAATAA
- a CDS encoding OadG family protein, which produces MLGDSVTFGQSLIVTVFSMAIVFLSLLIISYIIDALRAVATKDKGVKVNENKAPVKVAKEEIVEISKDEEDDDEELVAVIAAAIAASMGVNVSDLNIKSIKRIPQGGPVWSRIGRQEQISNRL; this is translated from the coding sequence TTGTTAGGAGATAGCGTTACATTTGGACAAAGTTTAATAGTTACGGTTTTTAGTATGGCAATTGTTTTTTTGTCACTACTGATTATTTCTTATATAATCGATGCACTAAGAGCTGTTGCTACTAAAGATAAAGGAGTAAAGGTTAATGAAAATAAAGCTCCAGTTAAAGTAGCAAAAGAAGAAATAGTTGAAATTTCAAAGGATGAAGAAGATGATGACGAGGAATTAGTTGCAGTAATTGCAGCAGCTATTGCAGCTAGTATGGGTGTAAATGTTTCGGATTTAAATATAAAAAGTATAAAACGAATTCCACAAGGTGGACCTGTATGGTCAAGAATTGGAAGACAAGAACAAATATCTAATAGATTATAG
- the lysS gene encoding lysine--tRNA ligase — translation MSGTEENLNEMLILRREKLNKLIDEGKNPFLIEKYDFSHYSSDIVNNFEEFEEKNVSVAGRIMSKRGHGKVMFVDLQDSEGKIQLFVKKDALGDEEYETFKTYDIGDIVGVRGEVFKTKTQEVSIRASEVTLLCKSLQILPEKFHGLKDPDLRYRQRYVDLIVNPEVKETFILRSKIIKAVREYLDNRGFIEVDTPILSPIAGGANARPFITHHNTLDIEMYLRIANELYLKRLIVGGFDKVYEMGRMFRNEGMDYKHNPEFTNIELYQAYVDYEEMMRLTEELVAYAAEKTLGSAKINYQGKEIDLTPPWRRLDMEDAIKEYAGVDFSEINTDEEALKIAKEKGIELKPGMTRGHVISEMFEEFCEEHLVQPTFVIGHPVEVSPLAKRNPDDPRKTNRFEAFINTWEIANAFSELNDPIDQKQRFVDQLKQKELGDDEAHMMDTDFVNALEVGLPPTGGLGIGIDRMIMLLTNQSSIRDVILFPTMKPVEKDEESNKEE, via the coding sequence ATGTCAGGAACGGAAGAAAATCTTAATGAAATGCTGATTTTGAGAAGAGAAAAGTTAAATAAACTTATAGATGAGGGTAAGAATCCATTTCTTATTGAAAAATATGATTTTTCTCATTACAGCTCTGATATAGTAAATAATTTTGAAGAATTTGAAGAAAAAAATGTATCCGTTGCCGGTAGAATCATGTCCAAGAGAGGACATGGAAAGGTAATGTTTGTAGATTTACAAGATAGTGAAGGAAAAATCCAGTTATTTGTTAAAAAAGATGCTCTTGGTGATGAGGAATATGAAACATTTAAAACTTATGACATTGGAGATATTGTAGGTGTAAGAGGAGAAGTATTTAAAACAAAAACTCAAGAAGTATCTATAAGAGCAAGTGAAGTTACTCTATTGTGTAAATCACTACAAATTTTACCTGAAAAATTCCATGGTTTAAAAGATCCAGATTTAAGATATAGACAAAGATATGTGGATTTAATAGTTAATCCTGAAGTTAAGGAAACATTTATATTGAGATCTAAGATTATCAAGGCTGTAAGGGAATACTTAGACAATAGAGGTTTCATTGAAGTTGATACACCTATACTTAGCCCTATAGCTGGAGGAGCAAATGCAAGACCTTTTATAACTCATCACAATACACTAGACATTGAAATGTACTTAAGGATTGCCAATGAATTATATTTAAAGAGACTTATTGTAGGTGGATTTGACAAAGTATATGAAATGGGTAGAATGTTTAGAAATGAAGGCATGGACTACAAACATAATCCAGAATTTACAAACATTGAATTATATCAAGCTTATGTAGACTATGAAGAGATGATGAGACTAACAGAAGAATTAGTTGCATATGCAGCAGAAAAGACTCTTGGAAGTGCTAAGATCAATTATCAAGGAAAAGAAATTGATTTGACTCCACCATGGAGAAGACTTGATATGGAAGATGCTATAAAAGAATATGCTGGAGTAGATTTCAGTGAAATAAATACTGATGAAGAAGCTCTAAAAATTGCTAAAGAAAAAGGGATAGAATTAAAACCTGGTATGACTAGGGGTCATGTAATAAGTGAAATGTTTGAAGAGTTTTGTGAAGAACATTTGGTACAACCAACTTTTGTTATTGGTCACCCAGTAGAAGTATCACCTTTAGCTAAGAGAAATCCAGATGACCCAAGAAAGACTAATAGATTTGAAGCATTTATAAACACTTGGGAAATTGCAAATGCATTTAGTGAATTAAATGATCCTATAGATCAAAAACAAAGATTTGTGGATCAGTTAAAACAAAAAGAACTAGGGGATGACGAAGCTCATATGATGGATACTGACTTTGTAAATGCCCTAGAAGTAGGCTTACCTCCAACAGGAGGATTAGGAATAGGTATAGATAGGATGATAATGCTATTGACAAATCAATCAAGCATTAGAGACGTAATACTATTCCCAACAATGAAGCCTGTAGAAAAAGACGAAGAATCAAATAAAGAAGAATAG
- the mce gene encoding methylmalonyl-CoA epimerase: MVKKVDHIGVAVKNLDETLKFYEGVLGLECGGTEVVEEQKVKVAFLPIGDTEIELLESTDEEGPISRYIEKKGEGIQHIAYRVDDIEKAIEEMKAKGIRMIDEKPRYGAGGAKIAFLHPKSTYGVLVELCERD; the protein is encoded by the coding sequence ATGGTTAAAAAAGTTGACCACATAGGGGTAGCAGTAAAAAACTTAGATGAAACCTTAAAGTTTTATGAAGGAGTACTAGGTTTAGAATGTGGAGGAACTGAAGTTGTAGAGGAACAAAAAGTTAAAGTAGCATTTCTTCCAATAGGAGACACAGAAATAGAGCTATTAGAATCTACAGATGAAGAAGGACCTATCTCTAGATACATAGAAAAGAAGGGAGAGGGCATCCAACATATAGCTTACAGAGTTGATGACATTGAAAAAGCTATAGAAGAAATGAAAGCTAAGGGGATTAGAATGATTGATGAAAAACCTCGCTATGGAGCAGGTGGGGCAAAAATTGCTTTCCTACATCCAAAGAGCACTTATGGAGTTTTAGTTGAACTCTGTGAAAGGGACTAA
- a CDS encoding uracil-DNA glycosylase produces MLKQQRIDRLNRKILEEYSEQKIVLGHGNINSSIILIGEAPGSNEVKLQKPFVGQAGKNFDEFLEILEIDREEVYITNVVKYRPTKKSLKTQGVINRTPTKKEIELFKGYLLEEIDIIKPKIIVPLGNTPLKALFQKEHKISEVHGTLFNISINEIDYNVYPLYHPAAVIYRRELRKVYVDDLKKLKKII; encoded by the coding sequence TTGTTAAAGCAACAAAGGATAGATAGATTAAATAGAAAAATATTAGAAGAATATAGTGAACAAAAAATTGTTTTAGGGCATGGGAATATAAATAGTTCTATAATTCTTATAGGAGAAGCACCAGGGTCAAATGAAGTAAAACTTCAAAAACCATTTGTGGGCCAAGCGGGTAAAAACTTTGATGAATTCTTAGAAATACTTGAAATTGATAGAGAAGAGGTATATATAACTAATGTCGTAAAGTATAGACCAACTAAGAAAAGTTTAAAGACTCAAGGGGTAATCAACAGAACCCCTACGAAAAAAGAAATAGAATTATTTAAGGGATATTTATTAGAAGAGATAGATATTATTAAGCCTAAGATTATTGTGCCCCTTGGAAACACACCTCTTAAGGCTTTGTTTCAAAAAGAACACAAAATAAGCGAAGTCCATGGAACTCTATTTAATATATCTATTAATGAAATAGACTATAATGTGTATCCTCTTTATCATCCAGCAGCGGTTATATACAGGCGGGAACTAAGAAAAGTATATGTGGATGATTTAAAGAAATTGAAAAAAATAATATAA
- the greA gene encoding transcription elongation factor GreA — translation MVERSVFLTVDGLKKLEDELDELKTVRRKEVAERIKQALAFGDISENSEYDEAKNEQAQLEERIVKVETMLRNAKIIDDEDITTDRVSIGSKVLVKDLEYDEEIEYTIVGVAESDPYEGKISNESPVGSALLGSKSGDTVEVHVPDGIIKYEVISITR, via the coding sequence ATGGTTGAAAGAAGTGTTTTTTTAACTGTTGATGGTTTGAAAAAACTTGAAGACGAGTTAGATGAATTAAAAACAGTAAGAAGGAAAGAAGTTGCTGAGAGGATTAAACAAGCGCTGGCTTTTGGAGATATAAGCGAAAATTCAGAATATGATGAAGCGAAAAATGAACAGGCTCAACTTGAAGAGAGAATCGTTAAAGTTGAAACTATGCTTAGAAATGCTAAGATTATTGATGATGAAGATATAACTACAGATAGAGTTAGTATTGGCTCAAAGGTATTAGTTAAAGATTTGGAATATGACGAAGAAATAGAGTATACTATAGTAGGGGTAGCAGAGTCTGATCCTTATGAGGGTAAAATTTCAAATGAGTCTCCTGTAGGAAGTGCATTATTAGGTAGTAAAAGTGGAGATACAGTAGAAGTACATGTTCCAGATGGAATAATCAAGTATGAAGTTATTAGTATTACAAGATAA
- a CDS encoding acyl-CoA carboxylase subunit beta gives MKDKLENLLKAKEELKLGGGEKRIDKQHKSGKNTARERLNLLFDEGSFVEIDAFVTHRCTNFGMEKVEAPTDGVVTGYGTVNGRLTFAYAQDFTVLGGSLGEMHANKICKVQDMAVKMGAPLVGINDSGGARIQEGVDALSGYGKIFYRNTLASGVIPQISVIMGPSAGGAVYSPALTDFIFMVEKTSMMFITGPQVIKTVTGEEVSQEELGGAMTHNRTSGVAHFVDSTEEACIERIKKLLSFLPSNNLEEPPHVPTDDDLNRMEDKLNEIVPDNPNKPYDMKDIIISIADDGDFFEVQPYYAQNMITGFIRLNGKSVGVIANQPKFLAGCLDINASDKAGRFIRTCDAYNIPILNLVDVPGFLPGTEQEYGGIIRHGAKMLYAYSEATVPKVTLIVRKAYGGAYLAMCSKDLGADQVFAWPSAEIAVMGPDGAANIIFKHDIKDADDPIAMREEKINEYRGTVANPYIAASRGFVDDVIVPSTTRQRLVSAFEMLESKRENRPAKKHGNIPL, from the coding sequence ATGAAAGATAAACTTGAGAATCTTCTCAAAGCCAAGGAAGAACTAAAACTTGGTGGAGGGGAAAAGAGAATTGACAAGCAACACAAATCAGGTAAAAACACAGCAAGAGAAAGACTAAATTTACTTTTTGATGAAGGAAGTTTTGTAGAAATCGATGCTTTTGTAACACACAGATGTACTAATTTTGGTATGGAAAAGGTAGAAGCACCAACTGATGGAGTTGTAACAGGTTATGGTACTGTAAATGGTAGACTTACTTTTGCCTATGCGCAAGATTTTACAGTATTAGGTGGTTCCCTTGGAGAAATGCATGCCAACAAGATTTGCAAAGTTCAAGATATGGCAGTTAAAATGGGTGCACCACTAGTTGGAATCAACGATTCAGGTGGAGCTAGAATCCAAGAAGGTGTAGATGCACTTTCAGGATATGGAAAGATATTCTATAGAAACACATTAGCTTCTGGTGTTATACCACAAATATCTGTAATAATGGGACCTAGCGCAGGAGGAGCAGTATATTCTCCAGCACTTACTGATTTTATTTTTATGGTTGAAAAGACTAGTATGATGTTCATCACTGGTCCTCAAGTTATAAAAACTGTTACAGGTGAAGAAGTAAGTCAAGAAGAATTAGGTGGAGCTATGACTCATAATAGGACAAGCGGTGTAGCTCACTTTGTAGATAGTACTGAAGAAGCTTGTATTGAAAGAATAAAGAAATTATTAAGCTTTTTACCATCAAACAACTTAGAAGAACCACCTCATGTGCCTACAGATGATGATTTAAATAGAATGGAAGACAAATTAAACGAAATAGTTCCAGACAATCCAAACAAGCCTTATGACATGAAAGATATAATAATTAGTATAGCAGATGACGGAGATTTCTTTGAAGTACAACCTTATTATGCACAAAATATGATTACTGGTTTTATTAGATTAAATGGCAAATCTGTTGGAGTTATTGCTAATCAACCTAAGTTCTTAGCGGGTTGTCTTGATATAAATGCTTCTGATAAAGCTGGTAGATTCATAAGAACTTGCGATGCCTATAATATACCAATACTAAACTTAGTTGATGTTCCAGGATTCTTACCAGGAACAGAGCAAGAATATGGCGGAATAATAAGACATGGCGCAAAGATGCTTTATGCATATAGTGAAGCTACTGTACCAAAGGTAACACTTATAGTTAGAAAAGCATATGGTGGTGCTTATCTTGCTATGTGCAGTAAAGATTTAGGAGCAGACCAAGTATTTGCATGGCCAAGTGCAGAAATAGCAGTTATGGGCCCAGATGGAGCGGCTAATATAATATTTAAACATGATATAAAAGATGCAGACGATCCTATAGCTATGAGAGAAGAAAAGATAAATGAATATAGAGGAACTGTAGCTAATCCATATATTGCAGCTTCTCGTGGATTTGTAGATGATGTTATAGTACCAAGTACTACAAGACAAAGACTTGTAAGTGCTTTTGAAATGCTTGAAAGTAAAAGGGAAAATAGACCTGCTAAAAAGCATGGAAATATACCCCTATAA
- a CDS encoding type III pantothenate kinase → MLLVIDVGNTNIVLGVYDGKELINDWRIATDKDKTSDEYGLLLEQIFKYHGLCPKNVKDVIISSVVPTLMYTLEAMSKKYFDCNPLIVGPGIKTGMNIRYDNPKEVGADRIVNAVSAYEKYGGPIIIVDFGTAITFCAISKEGDYLGGAIAPGIRISSEALFLRTAKLPKVELVKPEKVICKNTVNSIQSGLVYGYVGLVDNIIGRMKYELKDEGVVDKVVATGGFASLIASESEHINRIDKLLTLEGLRIIYERNK, encoded by the coding sequence ATGTTGTTAGTAATAGATGTTGGAAATACAAACATTGTTCTAGGTGTATATGATGGCAAAGAGTTAATCAATGATTGGAGAATAGCTACAGATAAAGATAAGACCTCTGATGAATATGGACTACTTTTAGAACAGATTTTTAAATATCATGGACTATGCCCTAAAAATGTGAAAGATGTCATTATTTCTTCTGTAGTACCAACACTTATGTACACTTTAGAAGCTATGAGTAAGAAATATTTTGATTGTAATCCCCTTATAGTAGGTCCGGGAATTAAGACAGGTATGAATATTAGATATGACAATCCAAAAGAAGTTGGAGCAGATAGAATAGTTAATGCAGTTTCCGCTTACGAAAAATATGGTGGTCCAATCATTATTGTAGATTTTGGGACAGCTATTACATTCTGCGCAATATCTAAAGAAGGTGACTATTTAGGAGGTGCTATTGCACCAGGAATTAGAATTTCTAGTGAAGCGTTATTTTTAAGAACTGCCAAGCTACCAAAAGTAGAATTAGTCAAACCTGAAAAGGTTATTTGTAAAAATACAGTTAATAGTATTCAATCTGGTCTTGTGTATGGATATGTGGGACTAGTAGACAATATTATTGGAAGAATGAAATATGAATTAAAAGACGAAGGTGTAGTTGATAAAGTAGTAGCTACAGGAGGATTTGCAAGCTTAATAGCTAGTGAAAGTGAGCATATTAATAGGATAGACAAATTATTGACATTAGAAGGATTGAGAATAATATATGAAAGAAATAAGTAG
- the dusB gene encoding tRNA dihydrouridine synthase DusB has product MKIGEIKLKNNVFLAPMAGVTDVSFRIICKEMGVGLLYTEMISSKGLFYNDKKTEELTLIDRRERPIAMQIFGSDPCIMAKIVEEKLNNREDIDIIDINMGCPAPKIVKNGDGSALLKDPSLVGKIVHEVVKVSKKPITVKIRKGWDSSSINAVDIAKIVEKEGASAITVHGRTRDMFYSGEADWDIIGEVKSNVKIPVIGNGDIFTPEDGIRMLKHTKCDGIMVGRGSRGNPWLIKNIIELINGKDVVYPSYEDKIKKAIEHLELLCQFKDERIAVREMRKHIAWYIKGIKDSARIKNQVNTIETVYDMKKLLIDYVNAIKY; this is encoded by the coding sequence GTGAAGATTGGAGAAATAAAACTTAAGAACAATGTATTTTTAGCTCCCATGGCAGGTGTAACTGATGTATCTTTTAGAATCATATGCAAAGAAATGGGAGTTGGACTTTTATATACTGAAATGATTAGTAGCAAAGGACTATTTTATAATGACAAAAAAACAGAGGAACTCACCCTAATCGATAGAAGAGAAAGACCAATAGCTATGCAGATCTTTGGTTCTGACCCATGTATTATGGCTAAGATTGTTGAAGAGAAGCTTAATAATCGAGAGGATATAGATATTATTGATATAAATATGGGCTGTCCAGCTCCTAAAATAGTAAAGAATGGAGATGGAAGTGCTCTATTAAAGGATCCATCCTTAGTCGGCAAGATAGTACATGAAGTAGTTAAAGTTTCAAAAAAGCCAATTACAGTGAAAATTCGTAAAGGTTGGGATAGTTCTAGTATTAATGCTGTGGATATAGCAAAAATTGTTGAGAAGGAGGGCGCTAGTGCCATAACTGTTCACGGTAGGACTAGAGATATGTTTTATTCTGGAGAAGCTGATTGGGACATAATAGGTGAAGTTAAGTCAAATGTAAAAATACCTGTAATAGGCAATGGAGATATATTTACACCTGAAGATGGAATAAGGATGTTAAAGCATACAAAATGTGATGGGATTATGGTTGGACGTGGTTCAAGAGGTAATCCTTGGCTTATTAAAAACATTATTGAACTTATAAATGGGAAAGATGTAGTCTATCCGAGTTATGAAGATAAGATAAAAAAGGCTATAGAACATTTAGAATTATTATGCCAATTCAAGGATGAAAGAATTGCAGTAAGAGAAATGAGAAAACATATTGCATGGTATATAAAGGGTATTAAGGATTCGGCACGAATTAAAAATCAAGTGAATACAATAGAAACAGTATATGATATGAAAAAACTATTAATTGACTATGTAAATGCTATAAAATATTAA
- the meaB gene encoding methylmalonyl Co-A mutase-associated GTPase MeaB, protein MNLEERLLNGDKRACARLITMVENNEEEGFRIIKELYKHTGNAYVIGITGPPGSGKSTLTDRLTKELRKRGKKVGIIAIDPTSPFTGGAILGDRIRMSDLALDKDVFIRSMGTRGYLGGLSKATQGAVKILDIYGVDYIFIETVGVGQSEIDIVKMADTVLMVMVPNLGDDIQAIKAGIMEIADVFAINKSDLDGADKTALEIEMNLDLNEKSDYRPPVLQVSAGKNKGINELIDKLIDHRKYLEDTKKLEERRNRNTRLELIKLVEEDLFDMIIAKAEEEDILDELSNKVVTRKIDPYTAKDSIIELIKR, encoded by the coding sequence TTGAATTTAGAAGAAAGGTTATTAAATGGAGATAAGAGGGCCTGTGCTAGACTTATAACAATGGTTGAAAACAATGAAGAAGAAGGATTTAGAATAATAAAGGAACTATACAAACATACAGGGAATGCTTATGTTATCGGAATAACGGGACCTCCTGGCAGTGGTAAAAGTACTCTTACTGATAGATTGACAAAGGAATTGAGAAAAAGAGGTAAGAAGGTAGGAATTATTGCTATTGACCCTACTAGCCCATTTACAGGTGGGGCTATACTAGGGGATAGAATAAGAATGAGTGATCTAGCATTGGATAAAGATGTGTTTATTAGAAGTATGGGAACTAGAGGCTACTTAGGTGGCCTTTCCAAAGCAACTCAAGGAGCAGTGAAAATACTAGATATTTATGGGGTTGACTATATATTTATAGAAACTGTAGGGGTTGGTCAATCTGAAATAGATATTGTTAAAATGGCTGATACAGTACTCATGGTCATGGTACCAAATTTAGGTGATGATATTCAAGCTATAAAAGCTGGGATAATGGAAATTGCTGATGTATTTGCGATAAATAAATCTGATTTAGATGGTGCAGACAAGACAGCACTTGAAATAGAAATGAACTTAGATTTAAACGAAAAATCCGACTATAGACCTCCTGTTTTACAGGTATCTGCAGGGAAAAACAAGGGAATCAATGAGTTAATTGATAAACTTATAGATCACAGAAAGTATTTAGAAGATACTAAAAAACTTGAAGAGAGAAGAAATAGAAATACAAGATTAGAGCTAATCAAACTTGTAGAAGAGGATTTATTTGATATGATCATCGCTAAGGCTGAAGAGGAAGACATTCTAGATGAATTGTCCAATAAAGTAGTTACAAGAAAAATTGACCCATATACTGCAAAAGATTCAATAATAGAATTAATAAAAAGATGA
- a CDS encoding ECF transporter S component, whose protein sequence is MKKKNFDVKKMAVVGVLGGISVALGLTPLGFIPVGPTKATIMHIPVIIGAIMEGPVVGGLVGLIFGLFSILQAFMNPTPVSFMLYNPLISVLPRVLIGIVSYYVYILFKKMGQKASRMTLYTIWVATLVYLVQASVKSLNSDISMWIKLFNILLIILTIFVGYYSHKKLKGNAVELVVSAATGTLTNTVGVLSGMYFIYGEEYALKLGLDPATAGKVILGIGITNGIPEIIIAMIIVTSVVASLKKSV, encoded by the coding sequence ATGAAAAAGAAAAACTTTGACGTGAAGAAAATGGCCGTAGTGGGAGTTCTAGGTGGTATTTCTGTTGCCCTAGGGCTTACTCCTCTTGGGTTTATACCAGTAGGACCTACTAAGGCTACTATTATGCACATTCCTGTCATTATTGGAGCTATAATGGAAGGGCCTGTTGTTGGAGGATTAGTAGGATTAATATTTGGGCTATTTAGTATTTTACAAGCATTTATGAATCCAACACCCGTATCATTTATGCTTTACAATCCATTAATATCGGTATTACCTAGAGTTCTCATAGGTATAGTCTCTTATTATGTATATATATTGTTTAAAAAAATGGGTCAAAAGGCTTCAAGAATGACTTTATATACTATATGGGTAGCTACATTAGTTTATTTAGTTCAAGCTAGTGTTAAAAGCCTTAATAGTGATATTAGCATGTGGATAAAGTTATTTAATATATTGCTTATAATTCTAACTATATTTGTGGGATACTATTCTCATAAGAAACTAAAAGGAAATGCAGTAGAACTTGTAGTATCAGCAGCAACTGGAACTCTTACAAATACCGTTGGTGTACTATCAGGTATGTATTTTATATATGGTGAAGAGTATGCATTAAAACTAGGTTTAGATCCTGCAACTGCAGGAAAGGTAATTTTAGGAATAGGTATAACAAATGGAATCCCAGAGATAATAATAGCCATGATAATTGTAACCAGTGTTGTTGCATCTCTAAAAAAGAGCGTTTAA
- a CDS encoding sodium ion-translocating decarboxylase subunit beta: MLLEILTEFLQSTGFAAMTYKEVIMIIISFILLYLAIKKEYEPLLLVPIAFGMLLANLPLGGLMDPPIVEVVEDATGALVPQTKQVGGLLYYLYQGVKLGIYPPLIFMGVGAMTDFGPLIANPRSILLGAAAQFGIFFTFIGAIALGFTGPQAASIGIIGGADGPTALYLTSKLAPELLGPIAVAAYSYMALVPIIQPPIMRALTTKEERQIVMGQLRPVSKKEKIIFPIIVTVFVVLLLPSAAPLIGMLMMGNLLRESGVVERLSKTVQNELINIITIFLGTTVGATANAETFLSPSTIKIIILGLIAFSLGTAAGLVFGKIMCKATKGKINPLIGAAGVSAVPMAARVVQKVGQEENPRNFLLMHAMGPNVAGVIGSAVAAGLLLMFFG; the protein is encoded by the coding sequence ATGTTACTTGAAATACTAACAGAGTTCTTGCAAAGCACTGGATTTGCTGCAATGACATATAAAGAAGTGATAATGATTATTATCTCTTTTATACTTCTTTATTTAGCCATAAAAAAAGAATATGAACCTCTCCTTTTAGTACCAATAGCCTTTGGAATGCTTTTAGCTAATTTGCCACTAGGTGGACTTATGGATCCACCAATAGTAGAAGTAGTTGAAGATGCTACGGGGGCACTAGTTCCACAGACTAAACAGGTTGGAGGACTATTGTATTACCTATACCAAGGGGTTAAACTTGGGATATATCCACCACTTATCTTCATGGGAGTAGGTGCAATGACAGATTTTGGACCACTTATTGCAAATCCTAGAAGTATACTATTAGGTGCAGCAGCTCAATTTGGAATTTTCTTTACTTTTATTGGAGCTATTGCATTAGGATTTACAGGACCACAAGCGGCAAGTATAGGAATAATCGGTGGTGCAGATGGACCTACAGCACTATATTTGACAAGTAAGTTGGCACCAGAGTTGCTTGGACCAATAGCAGTAGCAGCTTATTCTTATATGGCTTTAGTTCCTATTATACAACCACCAATTATGAGGGCTCTTACTACAAAAGAAGAAAGACAAATTGTTATGGGACAATTGAGACCGGTTTCAAAGAAAGAAAAAATCATATTCCCAATAATAGTAACAGTATTTGTTGTATTACTTCTTCCTTCAGCAGCACCACTAATTGGAATGCTTATGATGGGGAACTTGCTTAGAGAATCAGGAGTAGTTGAGAGACTTTCAAAGACAGTACAAAATGAACTAATTAATATAATAACCATATTCCTTGGTACTACAGTTGGAGCAACAGCAAATGCAGAGACATTCCTTTCACCTTCAACTATAAAAATAATAATATTAGGACTTATTGCATTCTCACTAGGAACTGCAGCAGGATTAGTATTCGGAAAGATAATGTGTAAAGCAACTAAGGGCAAGATAAATCCGCTTATAGGTGCAGCGGGAGTTTCAGCAGTACCTATGGCAGCAAGGGTAGTTCAAAAAGTTGGACAAGAAGAAAACCCAAGAAACTTCTTACTTATGCATGCTATGGGACCAAATGTTGCTGGTGTAATAGGTTCTGCAGTAGCAGCAGGATTATTATTGATGTTCTTTGGATAA